The window CCCCTACGTCGCCTGCTCGCCCGACGGCACCCAACTCCTACTCACGACCCATACCGGCTCCTACCCAATAACATCCATATCTTACGCAGACTCAACCCTAACCATCTCGCCACCATGCATGTCCAACTGCACGTCCATGCAGCCCGCTCCGCCCAAATTTGGTTTGGATTGGGCCGGCCCGTTTCAGCTCGGGTCGTCAACTTTCATCCTCTTAGCATGTTCATCCTCCACGATAAAGGGCAACCCGATTTGCGACCCGTCTTCGGCCTATCTCTGCCCATCCATCTACACCTGCCCCGGCGTGGTCTCCCTCGGGTTGCCCTTGTTTCCACCCACGAATAGTTGTTGTGTGTACTCGCCCGCGAATCTCAACTCGAATGTCGAACTGGATATCCGGGAGCTGAAGTGTGCAGGTTATACCTCGGTCGTTTCACTTGGAGATTTGCCTACGAATCCGGGTCAGTGGCTATATGGGGTTGCCCTGAAGTATACGCTGGGAGGGCTGGATAGTTACAATATTGCCCCTAGTTGCCGAGCTTGTGAAATGAGTGGAGGGGTTTGTGGGTATTCCCCCCCACGTAATTATTTCGTCTGCGTGTGCGCGAATGGCAACACGACAACAGATTGCTACAGCTACAGCTGGATTATTACTACGAGCTCGAGCTTGCAATACAGCAGTAAGGATATTATCATctagaattatataaaataaattaaattattatttttttaatttttttaatttgtttgtttaatttgCAGGAGATTTGCAGCTGggaattttggcaatttttgttttcttcatagTAATTTGACTAAATGAGAAATTAACCATTCCGAgtaattatctatttatttaaaattataagtgttctatttatatttcactTCACACATATATCCACAtgttttattaacttatacatatatatatatatatatgaaataaaatagataaaattacaTTCCCCTCCCCTGAGGTTTAGTGTACTTACACGCAGACCTCctgtgatttaaaaattacatctaatagcGAGGTTGCTTCTATATAACTAATAAGTccttttgttagtcaaaattcactgaatttattgatattaacaataaaagtTGAATAGAACTTGATATGTACctctaattgacttattactaacttattgcaggtcaaataaatttttgtgactAAACTAACGTTGAAGATGTACCTCCTCACGtgcattaatgtgtgaagatgtataaaggtaatttgattataaaataatttattgacatgcaataaatcaatactaaGTCAATTCGaagtaaatatgaaatttttatcctattcttttattaagatcagtaaattcggtgaattttaactaagggagggacttatttgttaaatggaagcaaacctcgtaggtattagatataaatttttgaattacaaaaacatcatatatatacgtaattatatcaaacttcaaGACAATGACgtgtaattattctaataaaatataaaatgaagtattaatttaaaaattgagaacATAAAATTGGGACCAAAAGGCAAAGAGTGTCTTTTGTGTTTGGCCAtcctttttcttgcttttgtaGATTCAAATCCAATATTTAATTCTGCAAAGATTTGATGCTTTTGGTGAAAGATATGGGAAAAGAAATAGGTGAGAATATTATTATGTCAAAGAGGAATAAAGTAGAGCAGAATATGATTCTTGCAATATCAGAATATAGATGTTTTGTTCTATCATTTCactcatttatttcattattcaaaaattcaacTATGTCTTAAAATAAGAGGCAGATacattttacaaatatttgaatgtgCGAGTAAGTCGGTATAACGCTTTGATCACGTGGTTTGACGGTATtagaatttcaaataactataattttttatctggCTGTAATATAGGACAATCTACCtataattttgattgttttcaAAGTAGAATCCAACCCCTCATGAGGGGTCATAGTTCGTTCGGAAATTTTATCATTTCGACCAATATTATGG of the Sesamum indicum cultivar Zhongzhi No. 13 unplaced genomic scaffold, S_indicum_v1.0 C00675, whole genome shotgun sequence genome contains:
- the LOC105155215 gene encoding wall-associated receptor kinase-like 20, yielding MNSLLPVILFIYLHFILTMTKPTLTLEPACKTRCGTLDVKYPFGTGPGCGSPRFHPYVACSPDGTQLLLTTHTGSYPITSISYADSTLTISPPCMSNCTSMQPAPPKFGLDWAGPFQLGSSTFILLACSSSTIKGNPICDPSSAYLCPSIYTCPGVVSLGLPLFPPTNSCCVYSPANLNSNVELDIRELKCAGYTSVVSLGDLPTNPGQWLYGVALKYTLGGLDSYNIAPSCRACEMSGGVCGYSPPRNYFVCVCANGNTTTDCYSYSWIITTSSSLQYSRDLQLGILAIFVFFIVI